The following are encoded together in the Methylobacterium radiotolerans JCM 2831 genome:
- a CDS encoding dihydroxy-acid dehydratase: protein MTDEPHGFDRGLTNYGDRDFARYLRRSFARSMGISVGLLNKPVVGIAMTPSGFNNCHRGMPELVEAVSRGVLAAGALPRPFPTVSLGEVFLNPTSMMYRNLMAMDTEEMIAAQPMDAVVLIGGCDKTVPAQLMGAASADLPAIQLVTGPMSTGRHRGQRLGACTDCRGFWARYRAGTVDAEEIAEVEGRLSVTAGTCAVMGTASTMACIAEALGMSLPGTAAIPAVHSDRLVAAEETGRAAVRLIQSKIRPSQVITEKSVENAIRVLMAVSGSTNAIVHLTAIAGRLGIRISPERFNQISDATPVLVDLKPVGQGYMEDFHAAGGMGALLRELRPLLHLDTVDVEGRTLAERLDEPEAWVDRAIIRTAEDPVSPVGGLVALSGSLAPDGAIFKRAAATPELFESEGRAVVFTGLEDLSARIDDPALDVAPGDILVLQNAGPHAAGMPEAGYLPIPKKLAQAGVKDMVRISDARMSGTAFGSIVLHVAPEAAVGGPLAAVRDGDRIRLSIQDKRVDLLVAEDEIARRLADHRPPPAPARGYKALYRRSVTQAPEGCDFNFLAKAEG from the coding sequence ATGACCGACGAACCGCACGGCTTCGACCGCGGCCTGACCAATTACGGCGACCGCGACTTCGCCCGCTACCTGCGCCGCTCCTTCGCGCGCTCCATGGGCATCTCGGTCGGCCTGCTGAACAAGCCGGTGGTCGGCATCGCCATGACCCCGTCGGGCTTCAACAACTGCCACCGGGGCATGCCCGAGCTGGTCGAGGCGGTCTCCCGCGGCGTGCTGGCGGCCGGCGCCCTGCCGCGGCCGTTCCCGACCGTGTCGCTCGGCGAGGTTTTCCTCAACCCGACCAGCATGATGTACCGCAACCTCATGGCCATGGACACCGAGGAGATGATCGCGGCCCAGCCGATGGACGCGGTCGTGCTGATCGGCGGTTGCGACAAGACCGTGCCGGCCCAGCTCATGGGCGCGGCCTCCGCCGACCTGCCGGCGATCCAGCTCGTCACCGGCCCGATGTCGACCGGCCGCCACAGGGGCCAGCGGCTCGGCGCCTGCACGGATTGCCGGGGCTTCTGGGCCAGATACCGGGCCGGCACCGTCGACGCCGAGGAGATCGCCGAGGTCGAGGGCCGGCTCTCCGTCACGGCCGGCACCTGCGCGGTGATGGGCACGGCCTCGACCATGGCGTGCATCGCCGAGGCGCTCGGCATGTCGCTGCCGGGCACCGCGGCGATCCCGGCGGTGCATTCCGACCGGCTGGTGGCCGCCGAGGAGACCGGCCGCGCGGCGGTGCGGCTGATCCAGTCGAAGATCCGGCCCTCGCAGGTGATCACCGAGAAGTCGGTCGAGAACGCGATCCGCGTGCTGATGGCGGTGTCGGGCTCGACCAACGCCATCGTGCACCTCACCGCCATCGCCGGGCGGCTCGGCATCCGGATCTCGCCCGAGCGGTTCAATCAGATCTCCGACGCGACGCCGGTGCTGGTCGACCTGAAGCCCGTGGGCCAGGGCTATATGGAGGATTTCCACGCCGCCGGGGGCATGGGCGCGCTCCTGCGCGAGCTGCGCCCGCTCCTCCACCTCGACACGGTGGACGTGGAGGGCCGGACGCTCGCCGAGCGCCTGGACGAGCCGGAGGCTTGGGTCGACCGCGCGATCATCCGCACCGCGGAGGATCCCGTGTCGCCGGTCGGCGGCCTCGTGGCCCTGTCCGGCAGCCTCGCGCCCGACGGGGCGATCTTCAAGCGCGCGGCGGCGACGCCTGAGCTGTTCGAGTCGGAAGGGCGGGCGGTGGTGTTCACCGGCCTGGAAGACCTGTCGGCGCGGATCGACGATCCCGCGCTCGACGTGGCGCCCGGCGACATCCTCGTCCTGCAGAATGCCGGCCCGCACGCGGCCGGCATGCCGGAGGCGGGCTACCTGCCGATCCCCAAGAAGCTGGCGCAGGCGGGGGTGAAGGACATGGTGCGCATCTCCGACGCGCGGATGTCGGGCACGGCCTTCGGGTCGATCGTCCTGCACGTGGCGCCCGAGGCCGCGGTCGGCGGCCCGCTGGCGGCGGTGCGCGACGGCGACCGCATCCGCCTGTCGATCCAGGACAAGCGCGTCGATCTCCTGGTCGCGGAGGACGAGATCGCCCGCCGGCTCGCCGACCACCGGCCGCCGCCGGCCCCGGCTCGGGGCTACAAGGCGCTCTACCGGCGCAGCGTCACGCAGGCCCCGGAGGGCTGCGACTTCAACTTCCTCGCCAAGGCCGAGGGCTGA
- a CDS encoding MATE family efflux transporter has protein sequence MDIRTRRLLEAPLVPTLARMAVPNVVVMVVQTSIGLIETYFVAELGTDALAGLALVFPVVMLVQMLSAGGMGGGIQSAVSRTLGAGRRAEADLLAWHAAAIGLALGVVTSLLALPLGPRLYAAMGGTGGSLRAATAYAGVVFGAAILIWLFNALAAVIRGTGNMALPAGVTCAGAVVLIPLSPALIFGWGPLPRLGVVGGGVAFAGYYAAGSAVFAAYIWSGRGVLRPGRRPPRLTWAPSREILRIGLLSGIASVTSNVTVIAATGFVGTAGPAAVAGYGTGARLEYLLVPLVFGLGSPIAALVGTALGAGMEVRARRAALTGALVAGGLTETIGLVAAGSPETWLGLFGGDPAMMATGSSYLRIVGPFYGFFGAGLALYFAAQGAGRVGWPLTASLLRLGVALGGAWIAAVLGLGLAGMFAALSAGFVTMGLVNAAAFATGRMIRTRAAPGTTAAPGAVAAGDGPALRAATPGPEPMGRTRRAAS, from the coding sequence ATGGACATCCGCACGCGCCGCCTGCTCGAAGCGCCCCTCGTGCCGACCCTGGCGCGAATGGCCGTGCCGAATGTCGTGGTCATGGTCGTCCAGACCTCCATCGGCCTGATCGAGACGTACTTCGTCGCGGAACTCGGAACCGATGCCTTGGCCGGCCTGGCCCTCGTCTTCCCGGTGGTGATGCTCGTCCAGATGCTGTCCGCCGGCGGCATGGGCGGCGGCATCCAGTCGGCGGTCTCCCGCACCCTAGGCGCGGGCCGGCGGGCGGAGGCAGATCTTCTCGCCTGGCACGCCGCCGCGATCGGCCTCGCACTGGGTGTCGTCACCAGCCTCCTCGCCCTGCCCCTGGGGCCGAGGCTCTACGCCGCGATGGGCGGCACCGGGGGCTCGCTCAGGGCCGCGACCGCCTACGCGGGCGTCGTGTTCGGCGCGGCGATCCTGATCTGGCTGTTCAACGCGCTGGCGGCGGTGATCCGCGGGACCGGCAACATGGCGCTCCCGGCCGGCGTCACCTGCGCGGGGGCCGTCGTGCTGATCCCGCTCTCGCCCGCGCTGATCTTCGGCTGGGGCCCGCTGCCCAGGCTCGGGGTCGTGGGCGGCGGCGTCGCCTTCGCGGGCTACTACGCCGCGGGCTCCGCCGTCTTCGCCGCCTACATCTGGTCCGGCCGCGGCGTCCTGCGACCGGGCCGGCGTCCCCCGAGGCTGACCTGGGCGCCGTCCCGCGAGATCCTGCGCATCGGCCTTCTGTCCGGCATCGCCAGCGTGACCTCGAACGTCACGGTCATCGCGGCGACCGGCTTCGTCGGGACGGCGGGGCCGGCGGCGGTGGCCGGATACGGCACCGGTGCGCGGCTGGAGTACCTGCTGGTCCCGCTCGTGTTCGGGCTCGGCTCGCCCATCGCGGCCCTCGTCGGGACGGCCCTCGGCGCCGGGATGGAGGTCCGCGCCCGTCGGGCCGCGCTGACCGGCGCCCTCGTGGCCGGCGGCCTGACGGAGACCATCGGCCTGGTGGCGGCCGGGTCCCCTGAGACCTGGCTGGGCCTGTTCGGAGGCGACCCGGCCATGATGGCCACCGGCTCATCCTATCTCCGCATCGTCGGGCCCTTCTACGGGTTCTTCGGGGCCGGCCTCGCCCTCTACTTCGCCGCCCAGGGCGCCGGCCGCGTCGGCTGGCCGCTCACCGCCAGCCTTCTCCGGCTGGGGGTGGCGCTGGGCGGCGCCTGGATCGCGGCCGTGCTCGGGCTGGGCCTGGCCGGGATGTTCGCCGCCCTCTCGGCCGGCTTCGTCACCATGGGCCTCGTCAATGCCGCCGCCTTCGCCACGGGGCGGATGATCCGAACCAGGGCCGCGCCCGGGACCACCGCGGCACCGGGCGCCGTCGCGGCGGGCGACGGTCCCGCCCTCCGGGCCGCGACGCCCGGACCGGAGCCGATGGGCCGCACGCGGCGCGCGGCGTCGTGA
- a CDS encoding TetR/AcrR family transcriptional regulator, translated as MPRVSQEQAKLNRQRVVEVASALFRERGLHGIGVVDIMAAAGLTHGGFYGQFASKDALAAEAFDAAISAEYRANLDAFIENYLSLAHVRTPGRGCPVAALVNDVGREPPGSALRSRFTQGVKGLAGLIADRLPRASKERRRQRALIALSTMVGAVVLARGVDDEALAGELLEAARSTIPG; from the coding sequence ATGCCGAGGGTCTCACAGGAGCAAGCCAAGCTGAACCGCCAGCGCGTGGTCGAGGTCGCATCGGCCCTGTTCCGGGAGCGCGGACTGCACGGTATCGGCGTCGTCGACATCATGGCGGCCGCCGGCCTGACCCATGGCGGCTTCTACGGTCAGTTCGCCAGCAAGGATGCCCTCGCCGCGGAGGCGTTCGACGCCGCGATCAGCGCCGAGTACCGGGCGAACCTCGACGCCTTCATCGAGAACTATCTCTCCCTGGCGCACGTCCGGACGCCGGGGAGAGGCTGCCCCGTCGCGGCGCTGGTGAACGACGTCGGGCGCGAGCCGCCCGGGAGCGCCCTGCGGTCGCGGTTCACCCAGGGGGTCAAGGGGCTCGCCGGCCTCATCGCGGACAGGCTGCCCAGAGCGTCCAAGGAGCGCCGCAGGCAGCGCGCCCTGATCGCGCTGTCGACCATGGTGGGGGCGGTGGTGCTGGCACGGGGTGTCGACGACGAGGCCCTGGCCGGCGAACTGCTCGAGGCGGCGCGCTCCACGATCCCGGGCTGA
- a CDS encoding efflux RND transporter permease subunit yields the protein MNASGFNLSALAVRERAVTLFLLLAVTAAGIFAFQKLGRAEDPTFTVKTMAVSAAWPGATTDEMQRQVADPLEKRLQELVYYDRVETTVRPGLMLMKVFFRDSMPPAKLQSEFYQARKKLSDQASSLPRGVLGPLFNDEFSDVYFALYALQAEGLPHRHLVLRAEDLRQRLLRVPGVEKINILGEQAQKIFVEVSYQRLATLGITGQQLLAALANQNDVTPAGFVEADGPRVYLRLDGAIDGLDALRNLPVAAGDRSLKLGDIAVVRRGYEDPKVFAIRNDGAPALVLGLVMKPGFNGLSLGQALNAEEVAIHHELPTGITFTKITDQAKVIDDAVHEFMVKFFTALSVVIFVSLVALGFRVGVVVALAVPLTLSAVFVVMMVTGRDFDRITLGALIISLGLLVDDAIIAIEMMVVRMEEGADRVSAATHAWSATAAPMLTGTLVTVAGFLPVGFAASTAGEYAGNIFWVVAFSLIVSWIVAVTFTPYLGVKLLPDIRQVEGGHAAIYATRNYQSLRRVVRLSVDHKWLAAGITVALFAAAAAGMGKVEKQFFPNSERSELIVEVTLPTGSAFATTEASVRKVEAAVRAIPEAGEITSYIGQGMPRFVLSFDPELPDPAFAQIVVQTADAHARDVLRGKVRQLVDAGGFPEARVRVLQIVFGPPVRFPVAFRVVGPDLDVIRRVAAQVRDVMMANPNMRLVHLDWGDRTPSLHLALDQERLRLIGLTPKEAGQQLQSYLNGTPATQVRENLRSVDVVLRSPGPERRSLGDIGDLTLTTRDGRQVPLSQVAHLESRNEDAVLKRYNRETYIRVQGDVIDGKQPPDIHAQIVPGLAAVKAKLPPGYRIDTAGSVEESEKAMTALVTVFPLMLIVTLTVIMLQVRSFTTMVMVFATAPLGLVGAVPTLLVFHQPFGFNAILGLIALSGILMRNTLILVDQIHHDRAAGLSDYEAIVESTVRRARPVILTAAAAMLAFIPLTHSVFWGALAYVLIGGVGVGTLLTLLFLPALYALWFRVARDAGATQSASGPAPVPVPAEP from the coding sequence ATGAACGCCTCCGGCTTCAACCTCTCGGCCCTGGCGGTGCGCGAGCGCGCCGTCACGCTGTTCCTCCTGCTCGCGGTCACGGCGGCCGGGATCTTCGCCTTCCAGAAGCTCGGGCGCGCCGAGGACCCGACCTTCACGGTCAAGACCATGGCGGTCTCGGCCGCCTGGCCCGGCGCGACCACCGACGAGATGCAGCGGCAGGTCGCCGACCCGCTAGAGAAGCGTCTCCAGGAACTCGTCTACTACGACCGGGTCGAGACGACCGTTCGCCCCGGCCTGATGCTGATGAAGGTCTTCTTCAGGGACTCGATGCCACCGGCCAAGCTCCAGTCGGAGTTCTACCAGGCGCGCAAGAAGCTCTCCGATCAGGCCTCCAGCCTGCCGCGCGGCGTGCTCGGGCCGCTGTTCAACGACGAGTTCTCGGACGTCTACTTCGCCCTCTACGCGCTCCAGGCCGAGGGACTGCCGCACCGGCATCTCGTGCTGCGCGCCGAGGACCTGCGCCAGCGCCTGCTGCGCGTGCCCGGCGTCGAGAAGATCAACATCCTCGGCGAGCAGGCGCAGAAGATCTTCGTCGAGGTCTCCTACCAGCGCCTCGCGACCCTGGGCATCACCGGCCAGCAGCTCCTGGCGGCGCTCGCCAACCAGAACGACGTGACGCCGGCCGGCTTCGTCGAGGCCGACGGCCCGCGCGTGTACCTGCGGCTCGACGGCGCCATCGACGGCCTCGACGCGCTCCGCAATCTCCCGGTGGCGGCCGGCGACCGCAGCCTCAAGCTCGGCGACATCGCCGTGGTGAGGCGCGGCTACGAGGACCCGAAGGTCTTCGCGATCCGCAACGACGGCGCGCCGGCCCTGGTGCTGGGCCTCGTGATGAAGCCGGGCTTCAACGGCCTCAGCCTGGGCCAGGCGCTCAATGCCGAGGAGGTCGCGATCCATCACGAACTCCCGACCGGCATCACCTTCACGAAGATCACCGACCAAGCGAAGGTGATCGACGACGCCGTCCACGAGTTCATGGTGAAGTTCTTCACCGCGCTCTCGGTGGTGATCTTCGTCAGCCTCGTGGCCCTGGGCTTCCGGGTCGGCGTCGTGGTGGCGCTGGCCGTGCCGCTGACCCTCTCGGCGGTGTTCGTGGTCATGATGGTCACCGGCCGCGACTTCGACCGCATCACGCTCGGTGCCCTGATCATCTCGCTCGGCCTCCTCGTCGACGACGCGATCATCGCCATCGAGATGATGGTGGTGCGCATGGAGGAAGGCGCCGACCGGGTCTCGGCGGCGACTCATGCCTGGAGCGCCACCGCCGCGCCCATGCTGACCGGCACGCTCGTCACCGTCGCGGGCTTCCTGCCGGTGGGCTTCGCCGCCTCCACGGCGGGCGAGTACGCCGGCAACATCTTCTGGGTCGTGGCCTTCTCGCTGATCGTCTCGTGGATCGTGGCCGTGACCTTCACGCCCTATCTCGGCGTCAAGCTCCTGCCGGACATCAGACAGGTGGAAGGCGGGCACGCGGCGATCTACGCCACGCGAAACTATCAGAGCCTGCGCCGGGTCGTGCGGCTCTCGGTCGATCACAAGTGGCTGGCGGCCGGCATCACCGTGGCGCTGTTCGCCGCGGCCGCGGCCGGCATGGGCAAGGTCGAGAAGCAGTTCTTCCCGAACTCGGAGCGCTCCGAGCTCATCGTCGAGGTGACCCTGCCGACCGGCTCCGCCTTCGCCACCACCGAGGCGAGCGTGCGGAAGGTCGAGGCGGCCGTGCGCGCGATCCCCGAGGCGGGCGAGATCACGAGCTATATCGGCCAGGGCATGCCGCGCTTCGTGCTCTCCTTCGATCCGGAGCTGCCGGACCCCGCCTTCGCGCAGATCGTCGTCCAGACCGCCGACGCCCACGCCCGCGACGTGCTGCGCGGCAAGGTGCGCCAGCTCGTCGACGCGGGCGGCTTCCCCGAGGCGCGGGTGCGGGTGCTGCAGATCGTGTTCGGGCCGCCGGTGCGCTTCCCCGTCGCCTTCCGGGTGGTCGGACCCGACCTCGACGTCATCCGCCGCGTTGCCGCGCAGGTGCGCGACGTCATGATGGCCAATCCGAACATGCGCCTCGTCCACCTCGACTGGGGCGACAGGACGCCGAGTCTGCACCTCGCCCTCGACCAGGAGCGCCTGCGCCTGATCGGCCTGACGCCGAAGGAGGCCGGCCAGCAGTTGCAGAGCTACCTCAACGGGACGCCGGCGACCCAGGTCCGCGAGAACCTGCGCTCCGTCGACGTCGTCCTCCGCAGCCCCGGTCCCGAGCGCCGCTCGCTGGGCGACATCGGCGACCTGACGCTGACCACGAGGGACGGGCGGCAGGTGCCCCTCTCGCAGGTTGCGCACTTGGAGAGCCGCAACGAGGACGCGGTGCTCAAGCGCTACAACCGCGAGACCTATATCCGCGTGCAGGGCGACGTGATCGACGGCAAGCAGCCGCCGGACATTCACGCGCAGATCGTCCCCGGACTCGCCGCCGTGAAGGCGAAGCTGCCGCCCGGCTACCGGATCGACACGGCCGGCTCGGTGGAGGAGAGCGAGAAGGCGATGACGGCGCTGGTGACGGTCTTCCCGCTGATGCTGATCGTGACCCTGACGGTCATCATGCTGCAGGTCCGCTCGTTCACCACCATGGTCATGGTGTTCGCGACCGCGCCGCTCGGCCTCGTCGGTGCCGTCCCGACGCTGCTCGTCTTCCACCAGCCCTTCGGCTTCAACGCGATCCTCGGCCTGATCGCGCTGTCGGGCATCCTGATGCGCAACACGCTGATCCTGGTGGATCAGATCCACCACGACCGCGCGGCGGGGCTGTCGGATTACGAGGCCATCGTCGAGTCGACGGTGCGGCGGGCGCGACCGGTGATCCTGACGGCCGCCGCCGCGATGCTGGCCTTCATCCCGCTCACGCACTCGGTGTTCTGGGGGGCGCTGGCCTACGTGCTGATCGGCGGCGTCGGGGTCGGGACCCTGCTGACGCTGCTGTTCCTGCCGGCGCTCTACGCCCTCTGGTTCCGGGTGGCGCGGGACGCGGGCGCGACGCAGAGCGCATCCGGCCCCGCACCGGTGCCCGTGCCGGCCGAGCCCTGA
- a CDS encoding efflux RND transporter periplasmic adaptor subunit: MDGRWVIGFAGLALAACSPAETAVTPEPPLVQTVAVAPATAAAARYTGVIRARTESNLGFRVGGKIFERLVDPGDHVRLGQPLMRLDRTDFTLALNAARASVEAARAQMIKARADEERSRKLVGDGWTSKQTYDQNRAAADAAIAQFANAEAQASQIANQAGYSELQADADGVVMEVPSEPGQVVAAGQTVVKLARDGAREAEVFVPEGSRQRARGTASATLYAEGESTYPAKLRELSATADPATRTYRARYILSGGGETAPLGATVTLQLTPAQAQARTWVSVPLGALFDQGGGSAVWRYDAETQTVAAQPVTVARLSEESAEIASGLNPGDRIVALGAHLLKAGQKVRPASASMAEAGR; encoded by the coding sequence ATGGATGGGCGATGGGTGATCGGGTTCGCCGGCTTGGCGCTCGCGGCATGCTCGCCCGCCGAGACCGCCGTCACGCCGGAGCCGCCGCTGGTCCAGACCGTCGCGGTCGCGCCCGCCACGGCGGCCGCCGCGCGCTACACCGGCGTGATCCGGGCCCGGACCGAGAGCAATCTCGGCTTCCGGGTCGGGGGCAAGATCTTCGAGCGCCTCGTCGACCCGGGCGACCACGTGCGCCTCGGGCAGCCCCTGATGCGGCTCGACCGGACCGACTTCACCCTGGCGCTCAACGCGGCCCGCGCCTCGGTCGAGGCGGCCCGCGCGCAGATGATCAAGGCGAGGGCCGACGAGGAGCGCAGCCGCAAGCTCGTCGGCGACGGTTGGACCTCGAAGCAGACCTACGACCAGAACAGGGCCGCGGCGGACGCCGCCATCGCCCAGTTCGCCAACGCCGAGGCGCAGGCGAGCCAGATCGCCAACCAGGCGGGCTATTCCGAACTCCAGGCCGATGCCGACGGCGTCGTGATGGAGGTGCCGAGCGAGCCGGGCCAAGTCGTCGCCGCGGGGCAGACGGTGGTGAAGCTCGCCCGCGACGGCGCCCGCGAGGCGGAGGTGTTCGTGCCGGAGGGGAGCCGGCAGCGCGCGAGAGGCACGGCGTCGGCGACCCTCTACGCCGAGGGGGAGAGCACCTATCCGGCCAAGCTCCGGGAACTGTCGGCCACGGCCGACCCGGCGACCCGCACCTACCGCGCCCGCTACATCCTCTCGGGCGGCGGCGAGACCGCGCCCCTCGGGGCGACCGTGACGCTCCAGCTGACCCCTGCCCAGGCACAGGCGAGGACTTGGGTGTCCGTGCCGCTCGGGGCCCTCTTCGACCAGGGCGGCGGCTCCGCCGTCTGGCGCTACGACGCCGAGACCCAGACCGTCGCGGCGCAGCCCGTCACCGTCGCGCGCCTGTCGGAGGAGAGCGCCGAGATCGCCTCCGGTCTGAACCCCGGCGACCGGATCGTCGCGCTCGGCGCCCATCTGCTCAAGGCCGGGCAGAAGGTCCGGCCGGCGAGCGCGAGCATGGCGGAGGCTGGCCGATGA
- a CDS encoding group III truncated hemoglobin, whose amino-acid sequence MPDIALDEASLTRFLDAFYGRVRGDALIGPVFAAAIADADWPRHMETVRAFWSSVLFKSGQYKGNPFGKHLALGRLRPEHFARWLGLFEDTASAHFASEPAALLIARAHRIGDSLKAGLFFRPDVSPVRDAGSAAP is encoded by the coding sequence ATGCCCGATATCGCGCTCGACGAAGCCAGCCTCACCCGCTTTCTCGACGCCTTTTACGGCCGCGTACGCGGCGACGCGCTGATCGGGCCCGTCTTCGCGGCCGCGATCGCCGACGCGGACTGGCCCCGGCACATGGAGACCGTCCGGGCGTTCTGGTCGTCGGTCCTCTTCAAGTCGGGCCAGTACAAGGGCAATCCGTTCGGGAAGCATCTCGCGCTGGGCCGTCTCCGGCCCGAGCACTTCGCGCGATGGCTCGGCCTGTTCGAGGACACAGCCTCCGCCCACTTCGCGTCCGAACCTGCCGCCCTCCTGATCGCGCGCGCCCACCGCATCGGCGACAGTCTGAAGGCCGGCCTGTTCTTCCGGCCGGACGTGTCGCCCGTGCGCGATGCAGGATCGGCCGCGCCGTGA
- a CDS encoding ribonuclease H family protein — protein MRTIVYADGGCDPNPGPGGWGVVIAAPDGTVELCGGEPGTTTNNRMELTAAIKGLEHFPAGAAIEMRCDSQYVVKSVTEWMRGWKARGWRSTTGDVKNVDLMKRLDELNAARDVKWTWVRGHAGDRLNERADALVHRGRREAKLGKLESRTSAAPVTAPTAAPAPVSRGADLRVDLALGLQVARAAKAAGVTPDALVDDAIRFYLEIGPSEVARLRSGRT, from the coding sequence ATGCGAACGATCGTTTATGCCGATGGCGGATGCGACCCGAACCCCGGGCCGGGGGGGTGGGGCGTCGTCATCGCGGCCCCGGACGGCACAGTGGAGCTGTGCGGTGGAGAGCCCGGCACCACGACCAACAACCGGATGGAGCTGACCGCCGCGATCAAGGGCCTCGAGCATTTTCCCGCCGGGGCCGCGATCGAGATGCGGTGCGACAGCCAGTACGTCGTCAAATCCGTGACCGAGTGGATGCGCGGCTGGAAGGCGAGGGGCTGGCGCTCGACCACGGGTGACGTGAAGAACGTCGATCTCATGAAGCGCCTCGACGAACTGAACGCGGCGCGCGACGTGAAGTGGACCTGGGTCCGGGGACATGCCGGCGACCGTCTCAATGAGCGCGCCGACGCGCTCGTCCACCGGGGCCGCCGCGAAGCGAAGCTCGGCAAGCTCGAGTCGCGGACCAGTGCCGCCCCCGTAACGGCCCCGACCGCCGCACCGGCCCCGGTGAGCCGGGGCGCCGACCTGCGCGTCGATCTCGCGCTCGGTCTCCAGGTCGCTCGGGCCGCGAAGGCGGCGGGCGTCACCCCCGACGCCCTGGTCGACGATGCGATCCGCTTCTACCTCGAGATCGGCCCGAGCGAGGTCGCACGCCTGCGATCGGGCCGGACGTAG
- a CDS encoding DUF2059 domain-containing protein: MPLGAVRAQPAPKPAPAAAPDPTLLKVARETVAQMRGNRTATLGSMAAPVIGMMQQIGIEVPDKAQVLVQEVVMPTPTAHYDELLAIQARGFATVLNKDELQAIAAFHVPPAGKRLAAVQPPLARIQRAGMQQ; this comes from the coding sequence ATGCCGCTCGGCGCGGTACGGGCACAACCGGCTCCGAAGCCTGCGCCTGCGGCGGCGCCGGATCCGACCCTGCTGAAGGTTGCCCGGGAGACAGTCGCGCAGATGCGGGGCAACCGAACCGCGACGCTCGGCTCAATGGCGGCCCCGGTGATCGGCATGATGCAGCAGATCGGGATCGAGGTGCCCGACAAGGCCCAGGTGCTGGTGCAGGAGGTCGTCATGCCGACGCCGACGGCGCACTACGACGAGCTGCTCGCCATCCAGGCGCGCGGTTTCGCCACCGTACTGAACAAGGACGAGTTGCAGGCCATCGCGGCCTTCCACGTGCCGCCCGCCGGGAAACGCCTCGCGGCAGTCCAGCCGCCACTTGCTCGGATTCAGCGCGCGGGCATGCAGCAATAG
- a CDS encoding alpha-hydroxy acid oxidase — MAPIITTVEDLRRVAKRRVPRMFYDYCDSGSWTESTYRANEADFAGIKLRQRVAVDMTDRSLATTMAGQAVAMPVALAPTGLTGMQHADGEILAARAAEAAGVPFTLSTMSICSIEDVAETVSKPFWFQLYVMRDRSFNDGLIDRAKAAGCSALVLTLDLQILGQRHKDIRNGLSAPPRLTPGTALDLLTKPRWCWSMLRTQRRTFRNIVGHVDGVRDTRSISAWTADQFDPRLDWDDVRRIRDRWQGPLILKGILDVEDAEKAAATGADALIVSNHGGRQLDGAPSSIAALPGIADAVGPRIEVLMDGGIRSGQDVLKAVALGAKGVFIGRAFLYGLGAYGQAGVARSLEIIRTELDTTMALCGHRDIRAVDRSILWAPSAQKTRDDAPAARRIAS, encoded by the coding sequence ATGGCACCCATCATCACGACGGTCGAGGACCTGCGGCGGGTCGCGAAGCGGCGCGTGCCGCGGATGTTCTACGATTACTGTGATTCCGGTTCGTGGACGGAGTCGACCTACCGCGCGAACGAGGCCGATTTCGCCGGCATCAAGCTCCGCCAGCGCGTCGCGGTCGACATGACCGACCGCTCCCTCGCCACGACGATGGCCGGCCAGGCCGTCGCGATGCCCGTCGCCCTGGCGCCGACGGGCCTCACGGGCATGCAGCACGCCGACGGCGAGATCCTGGCCGCGCGGGCGGCGGAGGCGGCGGGGGTGCCGTTCACGCTGTCGACGATGAGCATCTGCAGCATCGAGGATGTCGCGGAGACCGTGAGCAAGCCGTTCTGGTTTCAGCTGTACGTCATGCGCGACCGCAGCTTCAACGACGGCCTCATCGACCGCGCGAAGGCGGCGGGCTGCTCGGCCCTGGTCCTGACGCTGGACCTCCAGATCCTCGGGCAGCGCCACAAGGATATCCGAAACGGCCTGTCGGCCCCGCCGAGGCTGACGCCGGGCACCGCCCTCGATCTCCTGACCAAGCCGCGCTGGTGCTGGTCCATGCTGCGCACGCAGCGCCGGACGTTCCGCAACATCGTGGGGCACGTGGACGGCGTGCGCGATACCCGCTCGATCTCGGCCTGGACGGCGGACCAGTTCGACCCGCGCCTGGACTGGGACGACGTGCGGCGGATCCGCGACCGGTGGCAGGGCCCTCTGATCCTGAAGGGCATCCTGGACGTGGAGGATGCCGAGAAGGCGGCCGCGACCGGGGCCGATGCGCTCATCGTCTCGAACCATGGCGGGAGGCAGCTCGACGGCGCCCCCTCGTCCATCGCCGCGCTTCCCGGAATCGCGGACGCGGTCGGCCCGCGCATCGAGGTCCTGATGGACGGCGGGATCCGCTCGGGCCAGGACGTCCTGAAAGCCGTCGCCCTGGGTGCGAAGGGCGTGTTCATCGGCCGCGCCTTCCTCTACGGGCTCGGCGCCTACGGTCAGGCGGGCGTCGCCCGCTCCCTGGAGATCATCCGTACGGAACTCGACACGACGATGGCCCTATGCGGCCATCGCGACATCCGCGCGGTTGACCGGTCGATCCTCTGGGCACCCTCCGCGCAGAAGACCCGGGACGACGCGCCGGCCGCGCGGCGCATCGCGTCCTGA